The nucleotide sequence TTGTCtcaattttgtagtttaattggaACTGTGACTCTTAGACAGTGTATAAATGTAGTTAGTTTGTAGTTGATGTGTAGTCTGATGGTTAAATTGTAGATATGTTATTTTTTATTGTAGCCTGTATAGCTCATATATTTAACTTCATTCTAACTACAGTTAATCTACATTTATGTGACATACTTGAAGTAACTGTTACATCCTGTAGATAATGTTTACACGTGCATTGTTCTTCTGTTATTGTTTTGTAGTTATAGGTGTGGGTAGGCTATTCTTCTTCtagttatattttgtatttgtcaTGTAGTTATATGTAGATTACTGTTTCCTTTTTATGCAAACTACTAATGttcattaattttatattttctacAGAATGGACCTTACTTTGTACAACAAAATGTTGATTATGGTGTGCTTAGATTCCACAGTTTGTGTGATCCTAGCATACCTAGCCAGATACAAGCTTTACTCTCTCCGAATGCTTTAAGGGTTTTCAGAAAAActtgttttggttacttattaggTCTCCCCAAAATCTGTATGCAAAACCAAACACTTCATCTTCTGATGAAGTATGAATTGACAAAGTCTACTGACTCATATTTTTCAGTACTATTTAAGgctgaaaaattgaatttttccttgaGAGAATTTGGGTTGATAACTGGTCTTAATTGTGTGAATAAGTTTTCAGACTATGGTTACACTTCCACCTATGTTAGCCCTTTAATGAATACATATTTTCCGAACAAAGAAAGGGTTGAGAAATGGCATTTGAAAAAAGTAGTGACTAATAAAGCATGGGCAAACGATGTGGATGCGGTGAAGTTGTGCATTCTTTATATGTTGGAATTTTTTGTTTGTCCTTCTGATAAAGACCATGTGACTTTCATAGACAAGTTTATGTTCTTTCTAATAGAGTCTGGTAATTTTGAGTCATACCCATGGGGTATCAAATCCTTCAAGCAGGTTATTGAATCTGTCCGACATCGTCTTAATCCCCATGTACATTCTTATCTGATACGGGGATGCTCATTAGCCTTGCAAGTGTGGTTATATGAGTGTTGCTCGTCCGTCAGCACCGAGCTTGCTACGAGATGTTCTGAATCTATACCTCGCATTTTAAGATGGTCAGCTACAAAAGGGCAGATTTGGTTAACTGCAATTGAAGAGAAGATGATCAAGCCTGAGTGGATCAAGGTATTTTTTTCCACTTTTGTATGATGCTACAATTACATTCATAATAACTACATTGAATCTACATTTTTTTGTCACTTGAATTAACTGTTATTTTCATCATTCAGTTCACAAACATGATTGAATCTGGAGAAGAGCTTGGAGTGCTTAATCTGCCAGACAAGATTCAATATGAAGATGAACATGGTGCTCAACCATCACATGTTCCAACTGCTGCTTCTCCATCATTTGAACCCAAATATACAGATTGTCAAGAGGACATTGAATCTGTCAGTAGCAAGCTCATGAAGTTGGAAAAGGGGATTGTGCAGGTATTATGAATAACTACAATATATTGACATAATTTGCTACATTTTGACTTCATTACATAACAATTATAGTATGTTATACATTGTAGTTAATTTGTGGTATAAATCTATAACAATTATAGTTTGTTGAATTGTAGTGTAACTGTAGCAGTTAGAATAAGATtaccaactaattatatatttaatttttaggTTGATGTAAAGTTAGATGCCTATAGGAAGGATGTTTTTGAGGAACTCTCAAGCCTTCGAGAGTTCATAGATCAATctttgaagggtgttatgaaTGTGATAAACAAGAGGTTTGATTTGGACGAGTCAAAGGTAAGAATTTACATATAATTTTGTACTAAGACTAATTAAGACATATGAATAAAGTAGTCTCAAATATTCCCCAAAATTGTAGTTTGCTGGTAGttcaacaaaaaataattacCAACATCAAGGAGATAACAACCAGCAATTCCAGTTCAATGCTGGTGATCAACTGCATGGAAGCACAAGCAATACAGGTATCTACAAAATTCCTGCATACATATCTACAAATTTCAAGACAGCATTATTAAattatactaatcatttttttactATGTGTTGCAGCTACAATTTCTCCAGAACATTTTCAACCACATGTTGACTTATATCCTGACTTCCAAGAAGCAGCTGAGGCATATAAAGCAGGTACAGAACCATTCCTTCATTACAATAAGGTTTTTAtgcaaaattttaataatttacaccTTAACTACATATTCCTACATATATCTACAATTCTCATTCCCAATTATTCATTCAAGCTGATGTTTCACCAGAACATCTACAAGGAAATATTGAGGAAGAACCAGTAATTGATGAAGTGGCTGAGCCACAACAAGCAGGTAATATATTCTCTATATTCTCTATAACTCCATAATACTGTTCATATCTACATTGATCTACACTTATCTACAGAAGGTGAAGTTCCACAGTCGCCAATTCACGGTGTGACTGTGACTGAAGTTGTTCCTGAAGGCATTGATAAAAAAGTTGTTCCTGAAGGCATTGAAAACAAAGGTTTGACATTGGATGACTTTGAGCTGCCAGAAAACTTATCACAGTTGGTCATGTATGGCGAGCCCATACTAGATGAATCAACCCCTGTTCATCCCGGTAGAACAAGGCAACCGGGAAAACATGCACGATCACCTTTCACATCTTTGTATAGTTCTGGAGGCAGCACATCTGTTGGACCTAAAAAATTTTACCTCAAGCACCCCTTCACAAGTGTCATAGGTGAAAATGTAGATCCTGAATTGACAAAAAGGTTCACCAACTGGTTATACATTCGTAGTGATAAAGTATCTAGGAGGTATGAATGCTTCATTTTACACTGTCTGTTCACCATTTTTATACTTTAAAATTGTAAttcattttgtaaattttttgtatttgatcATCTTTTTTTTGTTATTACAGGAGGAAATATTACTTTTCCAAGAAGGATAACCAAATCAAGCCTTGGTTGGATTTTGGTTGTGAAAAGATTGATAAGAAGGACTGGTTTTATGACCTTGCTCACCCCGGACAAGTTATCAATAACACAATAAGTATAAAGAACATAATCATTCACAATATCTGTTTTGTCTTCAGCTGTGTAGTGTAATTGTAGTTTATTTTCAGCTATGATGTGTAATTGTAGTAATATTGTAGACAACATATATATGTTACTATATTTATGTCTCAGCTGTGAAATTTTGCTTTTTATGGACCTTATGTATCATATGTGATGATGATTGTATGTACAAACtggaattttggtacttttgactgACTTGGAATCTCCGTGTACCACAACTGTAGTTACCTTGTAGTAATATTGTAGAGCTTGTGATTGTGCCTATTAATATTAACTGTAGGTTGAACTTGCTGATTTTTGGGAGCTTAAGTTAGGTGGTATGTTTCATTTGTTCCTCTGTATAGTGAATAAATGTAGACAGTGCATAAATATAGTTAATGTGTAGTTGTTTTGTAGTCTGATGGGTCAATTGTACATATAGTACTTGTTCACTATGGTTCATACAAACTACAATTAAATTACATTTTGTGAGGAACTTGGACTAACTGTTATATTTCTGTAGTTATAGTGTAGCTAATTTGCAGCAATCTGTTAGAGTTTTTAATAAATTCAAATTGTAGTTAATCTGTAGCTGTCTTGTAGACAAGCGTGGTTACATCGTACCTTATTGtatatgtttattctattttggcagcacattgatgttattatgtattATCTGCGAATAAGAGGCAAATATGGCCCCAACAATAATACTAGGTTCACAATCACGTATTGCTTGTTCAAGACAAAGATTGAAAGAATCTATGACAAGTTCATAAGTTCTCCACCGGAACAAAGGTATTCGGTTGTTAAACCCGAGGATGATGTTGGAGAATATATTCTTGGGTACAGAATTCTTGCTAACGTTGCCTGGGATCTTGTTGACTATGTGCTCATGCCTGTGAACCTTGTAGAGAACTTCCATTGGTTGTTGCTAGTTTTTGACATAAAGGACAGACAACTTTATGTTTATGATTCCATGGTGAGAGCAAACCGTCATAAAACAGTAGAGACATTGGTTGACAAGTTTTCAATCATTATCCCTCTGTATTTGTCATGCACTGGTTTCTATGGTAAACGTAAAGACATTAACTTCAAGAGCACAAATGCATACATCGAAAAACCAGTTACGGACCCTCTCGACATACAATGGATGATTGCTGAGATTCCACAACAAAAGGAAGGCTCAGTGTAAAAAAATAATCTCCTTTTCtatatgtttaatttttttattttaatcatttgTTATATAATGAAAAATTCTCATCTTATGCAgcgattgtggtgtatttgtGGCTGCATTTGCGGAGTATGTTAGCCTTGGAGATTTGGGCAATCCCAAAGGAAGATCTTTCTGATATTGACCAACACCGTAGACGCTATGGAGCTCTACTGTGGGACTATGCAACAAAGAAGCAAGAAGATGGGTCAATCAGTGAGAGTGAGGTTACTGGCAGGCTAGCAAGGAGGAAGGGTGCTCCGGCAAAAAACGAGAGGACTAGAGTGCAACAAAAGAAGAAATAGACTATTGTGTTCCTAGTTtggtctgtgaaatttggtagttGAATTGGAAAACAATGTAGGAAATATGTCGTTTTGGTTTTCTACAACACTTTTTGTTGATTACATTATACTCTAGTACTCTGATTACATTTTTACAGCAACAGCTTTGTCTTACAATTTGACTTTAATCTTcaagttatttttataaatacCTTCAAGTGCCAAGTAATATCTGTATATAACTGTCATTTGTTACACAAcagaaagataaaataaatacaggaatcatataaataatttagccattttttatcAACAAGGTTTatcaaaaaaattcaatttatctaCATTTAAACTACGTCAAACTACATTTTAACTACAACTCCTCTACATATGAATAACAGGACTACAGTTCTAACACAGTTAAACTACATATTCACTACAATCTGGATACAATTTACGTTGAATGGATTCTTTATTAATATCAGTTTTTTTGTATACAGTAAATATTAAAGTTTAACTATTCTATAAAAAAAAGACAACTTTAGATGCTTGACAGAATACATAAAAACATAAATAGTGCAGATATACAAATTAATGTTTATACTTCTTATTCATCTTCAAAACTTAAACAATTAGACAAGAAAATCCGATAATTTGAGCTCACTAACATTTATTTTGAATAACTATTCTAACTACATGATATTCATTTCTTTTTCGGCGCATTCTTGCAAGttcttttgttatgcccttcacCTCCACAATTACCACATGACACCTTGTATTTCTTTGACTTTATTTCATCAAATGTTTTATATCTTTCCTTGTGAGGTCTCCCTGGCTGCCTTTTATCTCCCGCCGGTGGCTTTACTACCTCATCCAAAATATGTTGTGGCACTTCCCATTTGCCTTCATCAGGAAGAGGATTTACTGGCATTTCATAGGTAAGCAGAAGGCTCTTCCTTGTGTAATACGGAGAGCAATAGTTTTCGTATGTTTCATTCCTATGCCTTAATGCTGCCAAAGCATGCGCACATGGAAGTTCATCAAGTTGGAATTGTCCACAGCTACATTTCTTGTTTTCTAGACACACAATGTACCGCTTCACACCATCTAACACAGTATGTATATGATCtgttgaagccctcacctacaattgaagaccaaacagaaataataatacatcaATCATTAAAATGGATTATCAACAATTTACCTACAAATCAGCAACAAATATATTACAGCTCATCTACAAACTATTATTACCGACAATTTGACTACAGTTTAACTACAATCTGGAAAAACTGCAGCTAGTACTTTTTTGATTCTACTGCACCAAAAAAATATCTTACCCTTAGTTTCTGAGATAATGTACTGTTGTCTTCCAATTCTTTGTTGTATTTGTGACCAAGGTATGTGAAAGTACCATTTGCCTTCGATAACTTTTATTTTGTCCAACGTTCAAGAAGAGTCCTCATATACTCAAATAGATCAAATATTGGAAGCTCTCTTGCATCTTTTGTTACAGCATTCAACGACTCGGCAATGTTTGACGTCATAGTAAAAGTTCTATTTACCGTTGCATGTACTCTTGACCATCTATGATAGCCAATATCATATAGGTAAGACTTTACACGCAGGTCTACCTCTTCAATCTTCAAcatcctttcattaaattcatccaTAGTGTATGACCGTGCTGTAGCAAAGTACAATTCATGTAATTGTAGATGTCCCTTCTTGAATTTTGACCTTATATTTGTCCATATATGCCACATGCAAGAGTAGTGTGTCAATCCCGGATAGACAACTGATGTTGCCTTCAGTATACTCTCATGCCTATCTGAAACAACACACATTGAAGGTCTTTCACCATATGCCtccttgaattgctcaaagaaccacTTCCAAGACGCGTCGTTTTCAGAATCAACCACAGCATATGCCAAGGGAAAAATAGTACCTACATTTTTAAGACATAAAATATGATTAAATAACAACTACAATATATATTGAGAAATATAGACATGCTAACTACATTCTTTTATAtaactacaaaataactacaacatAACTACAATTTAACTGCATTTTAAAGACTGTCTACAAATAAGTACAAAATTATTCCATTATTTACCTGCTGCATCCATGGTGCTTGCTGTCAGCATAATCCCCCTGTAGGCTGACTTTAAGAATGTCCCATCAACCACTACTACCGGCCTACAATGTTGCCAACCATTTATTGATGTACAAAGAGCAACAAATGCGTATAAGAAGCAATCATCTGCTGCCTTCTTCAATTTAACAACAGAaccaggat is from Nicotiana tabacum cultivar K326 chromosome 18, ASM71507v2, whole genome shotgun sequence and encodes:
- the LOC107787133 gene encoding uncharacterized protein LOC107787133 — protein: MQNQTLHLLMKYELTKSTDSYFSVLFKAEKLNFSLREFGLITGLNCVNKFSDYGYTSTYVSPLMNTYFPNKERVEKWHLKKVVTNKAWANDVDAVKLCILYMLEFFVCPSDKDHVTFIDKFMFFLIESGNFESYPWGIKSFKQVIESVRHRLNPHVHSYLIRGCSLALQVWLYECCSSVSTELATRCSESIPRILRWSATKGQIWLTAIEEKMIKPEWIKFTNMIESGEELGVLNLPDKIQYEDEHGAQPSHVPTAASPSFEPKYTDCQEDIESVSSKLMKLEKGIVQVDVKLDAYRKDVFEELSSLREFIDQSLKGVMNVINKRFDLDESKFAGSSTKNNYQHQGDNNQQFQFNAGDQLHGSTSNTATISPEHFQPHVDLYPDFQEAAEAYKAEHLQGNIEEEPVIDEVAEPQQAEGEVPQSPIHGVTVTEVVPEGIDKKVVPEGIENKGLTLDDFELPENLSQLVMYGEPILDESTPVHPGRTRQPGKHARSPFTSLYSSGGSTSVGPKKFYLKHPFTSVIGENVDPELTKRFTNWLYIRSDKVSRRRKYYFSKKDNQIKPWLDFGCEKIDKKDWFYDLAHPGQVINNTISIKNIIIHNICFVFSCVV
- the LOC142172688 gene encoding uncharacterized protein LOC142172688, producing the protein MFKIRSFSRQHTCCLMDETFIQRKRTAAVLGSMVVPKYCDPKTVYTPKDIQTDMLSEHGLNLSYMQAWRAKEKALQFLRGNPCDSYNKLPKYFYILEKNYPGSVVKLKKAADDCFLYAFVALCTSINGWQHCRPVVVVDGTFLKSAYRGIMLTASTMDAAGTIFPLAYAVVDSENDASWKWFFEQFKEAYGERPSMCVVSDRHESILKATSVVYPGLTHYSCMWHIWTNIRSKFKKGHLQLHELYFATARSYTMDEFNERMLKIEEVDLRVKSYLYDIGYHRWSRVHATVRASTDHIHTVLDGVKRYIVCLENKKCSCGQFQLDELPCAHALAALRHRNETYENYCSPYYTRKSLLLTYEMPVNPLPDEGKWEVPQHILDEVVKPPAGDKRQPGRPHKERYKTFDEIKSKKYKVSCGNCGGEGHNKRTCKNAPKKK